Part of the Streptomyces antimycoticus genome, GCCCGGATCAATGCTCCTCCTGTACACCGACGGCCTCACCCCCAGACAATCCTCCGAAGCGGTAGCCGGTGTCCGCACACTCCTGGCGGCCGGCAGCCGGGACAACGAACGCAACCTTGAGGGACTCGCCGACAGACTGATCGCATCAACCCCCCAGCCCCCTGAGCGCTATGACGACGCCGTACTGCTCCTCGCTCGCTACGAACGAGCCGCGCTGGACTCGCAGCACCGGATCAGCCGGATGGAGATCCAGCGGCATGATCTGCAAGGTGTCCGGGCAACACGCGCATTCATGCGTGACAATCTACGCAGCTGGGGCCGTGACGCGATGACGGACGATCTGGAACTCATGGCCTCAGAGGTGGTGACCAACGCGCTGATCCATGCCGACAGCGACGTGGAACTGCGGCTGCGCGACTACCCGGACCACGTACGCCTGGAAGTCAGGGACTCCGATGTGTCGCCTCCAGTGCCTTCTTCGCTCTCGACCGTTGAAGAAGAAAACGCACAGGCCGAGCACGGGCGCGGCCTCATCATCGTCGACGGCCTCGCCACGGCGTGGGGCAGCTCACCCAGCGGCCGCGGCAAGACGGTCTGGCTTGAGCTGTCCACCCGGGATGGTGCGTAAGCACACTCACAGTGCGACTGTCGATCGTAATGACGGGAAGGACAGGTTCGGCTATCTGCCGACCTGTGTGTCCAATGAGGTCTGTGAGGCGGTGGCCGGCCAACTGTCGGGCGGCCACCGCCTCGCATCTCGGGGGAACCTCGTTCCTCTTTGCTTGGGTTGTATGTCCTGGTGGCGGGTAAGTTGACGGTACTCGCGGTCGGGTGCTGGGCGATGGACGGGCTCAGCCTGGGCGGGGCGAGGATGAACGCAGGGTCGCTGCTGACGCCGAGGCCCTCTACGAGCGCTTCGACCGCCTGGAGAGCCTGATCTCCTCGAGCAGCGGTCACCACGACGGCCGCGACGACGGTCACCGTGACGGCCGTGGTGATGGCGACAGCCACGGCGACAGCGCGGGCCGCCCGGTGACCTGACCCGTCGTGGTCGGTACGAAGCCCAGGGCCCGCGGCCCGAGCCGCCGACGAGGCTCACGCCGAGCGGAGCGCCCCTGTGGGCGACATCCCGGCCGCCCGCAGTGCCGGGTACAGCCCCGCCACCGTCCCTACGACCACGGCCACCGCGGGCCCCGCGACCGCCCAGACCAGCGGTACTGTGGCGGGCCACCCCTGCCCGGTCGCGTACGCGTAGACCGTCGCGGCCCCGAGAGCGGCACCGACCAGCCCGCCGAACAGCCCCAGGAGCACCGCCTCGATGAGGAACTGTGCCGCGATCTGTCCCCGGCGCGCCCCCAGCGCCCGCCGCAGCCCCACCTCTCCCCGCCGTTCCATGACGCCGACCACCATGGTGTTGGCGATGCCCACCCCTCCGACGAGCAGGGCCACCCCCGCGAGGGAGAGCACCAGGCCGGTGAGGGTGTCATCGGTCTCGGCACGTGCCTTGAGCAGGTCGGAGGGGCGGGAGACGGCGACCATGCCGGGCTGCGCGGGGTTGGCCGTGGCCGCGGCGACGTCCTGTACATCGCTCACCCGGTCGGGGTGGACGCGCAGGTAGACGGTCGACGGCGTGCGGTCGCCGTCCAGGCTGGCGATCGCCGTGGGGCCGCCGACGAGCACGGAGTCGTCGATCTCGGGTACGAGTTCGTTCGGCTCCAGGATGCCGAGGACGCCGTACCACTCCCCGGTGAGTCCCTCGCCCGCGATCCACACCTTTGTCCCGGGAGCGGTGACGCCCAGGCGCTCGGCCGAGCTGCTTCCCAGGACCACGACCGGGAGTCGCTCGGTGGCGTGGTCCAGCCAGCGACCGGTGCGCACCTCGCCGCGCACCGCCTTGAGCAGGTCGAGGCGGGCGGACAGCACGCGCAGGCTGTTGGTCTGGTTCGACGGCACGAACTCGTTGCGGTAGACGTTCGCCTTCGTGTTCCCGGTCGCGCTGACTCGTTCGACAGGCGCGATATTGCCGAGCATCGTGACCGACTCCTTGGGCAGCGGCACCTTCTTCCCCTCGAAGTCCTCCCCCGGCGAGACGGTGATCAGGTTGCTGCCGAGCCGGTCGAGCCGGTCGAGGAGATGGGCCTGGTTGGACGCGGAGATCCCGGTGACGGCGACGACCGCCGCGATACCGAGGGCGATCCCCAGGGCGGACAGCGCCGAGCGCAGCCGCCGGGTGCGGGGCCCGAGCAGGCCGAGCCGCAGCAGGTCGGCCGGGCGCAGCCGGGCCGGGCGCGGGAGGCGGGCGGTCATACCAGCCCCCCGTGCGCGCGGCTCCCGGCGGCGGGCGCCGAGTCTCCGCTGCGCTCGTCGAACGTAAGCCAGCCGTCCTGGATCACCACCTGCCGGGGGAAGGACGCGGCGAGGTCCCGGTCGTGGGTGATGACGACGACGGTGGTACCTTCCTCGTTCAGCCGGCGCAGCAGGTCGACGACGCCCCTGCCCGAGGCGGTGTCCAGCGAGCCGGTGGGTTCGTCGGCGAGCAGCAGCCCGGGCCTGCCGACCAGTGCCCGGGCGATGGCGACGCGCTGCTTCTCCCCACCCGAGAGCTGGTTGGGCCGGTGCCCGAGCCGGTGTTCCAGGCCCACGTCGTGCAGGGCGCGCACGGCCCGCTC contains:
- a CDS encoding ABC transporter permease; translation: MTARLPRPARLRPADLLRLGLLGPRTRRLRSALSALGIALGIAAVVAVTGISASNQAHLLDRLDRLGSNLITVSPGEDFEGKKVPLPKESVTMLGNIAPVERVSATGNTKANVYRNEFVPSNQTNSLRVLSARLDLLKAVRGEVRTGRWLDHATERLPVVVLGSSSAERLGVTAPGTKVWIAGEGLTGEWYGVLGILEPNELVPEIDDSVLVGGPTAIASLDGDRTPSTVYLRVHPDRVSDVQDVAAATANPAQPGMVAVSRPSDLLKARAETDDTLTGLVLSLAGVALLVGGVGIANTMVVGVMERRGEVGLRRALGARRGQIAAQFLIEAVLLGLFGGLVGAALGAATVYAYATGQGWPATVPLVWAVAGPAVAVVVGTVAGLYPALRAAGMSPTGALRSA